A single genomic interval of Camelina sativa cultivar DH55 chromosome 11, Cs, whole genome shotgun sequence harbors:
- the LOC104721505 gene encoding uncharacterized protein At4g33100, protein MGLLKKKDSTSARSSTSPCADLRNAYHNCFNKWYSDKFVKGQWDKEECVAEWKKYRDCLSENLDGKLLTRILEVDGELNPTKQADSKESN, encoded by the exons ATGGgtttattgaagaaaaaagattCAACTTCAGCTCGCTCCTCTACTTCTCCCTGCGCTGATTTGCGAAACGCTTACCACAATTGCTTCAACAA ATGGTACTCGGACAAGTTTGTTAAAGGGCAATGGGATAAAGAAGAGTGTGTTGCCGAGTGGAAAAAGTACAGAGACTGTCTCTCG GAGAATTTGGATGGTAAGCTTCTCACTCGCATTTTGGAGGTAGATGGTGAGCTGAATCCAACAAAGCAAGCTGATTCTAAAGAATCCAATTGA
- the LOC104721507 gene encoding aminopeptidase M1: MDQFKGQPRLPKFAVPKRYDLRLNPDLIACTFAGTVAIDLDIVADTCFIVLNAADLSVNDASVSFTPPTSSKALAAPKVVLFEEDEILVLEFSEILPHGVGVLELGFNGVLNDKMKGFYRSTYEHNGEKKNMAVTQFEPADARRCFPCWDEPACKATFKITLEVPADLVSLSNMPVIEEKLNGNVKIVSYQESPIMSTYLVAIVVGLFDYVEDHTSDGVKVRVYCQVGKADQGRFALHVGAKTLDLFKEYFAVPYPLPKMDMIAIPDFAAGAMENYGLVTYRETALLYDEQHSAASNKQRVATVVAHELAHQWFGNLVTMEWWTHLWLNEGFATWVSYLATDSLFPEWKIWTQFLDESTEGLRLDGLEESHPIEVEVNHAAEIDEIFDAISYRKGASVIRMLQSYLGAEVFQKSLAAYIKNHAYSNAKTEDLWSALEAGSGEPVNKLMHSWTKQMGYPVVSAKIKDGKLELEQSRFLSSGSPGEGQWIVPVTLCCGSYDVRKNFLLESKSEAYDLKELLGCSIADGSGKNNGACSWIKINVDQAGFYRVKYDDSLAAGLRNATESKSLTSIDRYGILDDSFALSMARQQSLASLLTLISAYKEELEYTVLSNLIAISYKVVKIGADANQELMSGIKHFFIGVFQFAAGKLGWDPKQGESHLDAMLRGEVLTALAAFGHDETLKEAVRRFDAYLADRNTSLLPPDIRRAAYVAVMQRANKSDKSGYESLLKVYRETDLSQEKTRILGSLASCPDPVIVQDVLNFILSDEVRNQDAVYGLSGVSWEGREVAWKWLQEKWEYIENTWGSGFLLTRFISAVVSPFASFEKAKEVEEYFATRTKPSMARTLKQSMERVHINANWVESIKKEDNLIQLVAQLSSN; encoded by the exons ATGGATCAGTTCAAAGGTCAGCCTCGTCTACCAAAGTTCGCCGTCCCCAAGCGCTACGATCTCCGCCTCAATCCCGATCTCATCGCCTGCACCTTCGCCGGAACTGTAGCCATCGACCTCGACATAGTCGCCGATACTTGTTTCATCGTTCTCAACGCAGCTGATCTCTCCGTCAACGATGCCTCCGTTTCCTTCACTCCTCCTACCTCCTctaag GCGCTTGCAGCTCCAAAAGTTGTCTTGTTTGAGGAGGATGAGATTCTAGTGCTTGAGTTTAGTGAGATTCTTCCCCATGGAGTGGGAGTTCTGGAACTGGGGTTCAATGGAGTACTTAATGACAAAATGAAGGGATTCTACAGAAG TACCTATGAACATAACggtgagaagaagaatatggCAGTTACCCAGTTTGAACCAGCTGACGCTAGGAGATGCTTTCCATGCTGGGATGAACCTGCTTGCAAG GCTACCTTCAAGATTACATTGGAGGTACCAGCTGATTTGGTGTCTCTCTCCAATATGCCCGTCATTGAGGAGAAACTTAATGGGAATGTCAAGATTGTCTCCTACCAAGAGTCACCTATTATGTCCACATATTTGGTCgcaattgttgttggtttgtttgACTACGTTGAAGATCATACATCCGAtg GGGTTAAAGTCAGAGTGTACTGTCAAGTGGGTAAAGCCGACCAAGGGAGATTTGCACTGCATGTTGGTGCCAAAACGTTAGATCTGTTCAAAGA GTACTTTGCTGTGCCATATCCCCTTCCCAAAATGGATATGATTGCAATACCAGATTTTGCTGCTGGAGCTATGGAGAATTATGGTTTAGTTACATACCGTGAAACAGCTCTTCTCTATGATGAGCAGCATTCAGCAGCTTCTAACAAACAGAGG GTTGCCACTGTAGTTGCTCATGAACTGGCTCACCAGTGGTTTGGCAATCTTGTCACTATGGAGTGGTGGACTCATCTATGGCTGAATGAGGGTTTTGCTACTTGG GTCAGCTACTTGGCTACTGATAGTTTGTTCCCTGAATGGAAAATCTGGACCCAGTTTCTAGATGAATCTACTGAGGGTCTAAGGCTTGATGGACTTGAGGAGTCTCACCCGATAGAG GTGGAAGTTAATCATGCTGCTGAAATTGACGAAATATTTGATGCAATAAGCTACAGAAAGGGTGCATCTGTCATCCGCATGCTACAAAGCTATCTTGGTGCTGAAGTTTTTCAG AAGTCGCTTGCTGCATACATTAAAAATCATGCTTACTCAAACGCGAAGACAGAAGACTTATGGTCTGCTTTGGAAGCGGGATCAGGAGAACCTGTGAACAAGCTTATGCATTCTTGGACAAAGCAAATGGGATATCCTGTTGTCTCAGCCAAAATTAAAGATGGAAAATTGGAACTTGAGCAG TCGCGTTTCTTGTCAAGCGGTTCTCCTGGCGAAGGACAATGGATTGTGCCAGTAACCTTGTGCTGTGGTTCATATGACGTGCGCAAAAACTTCTTATTAGAATCCAAATCTGAAGCGTATGATCTAAAGGAATTATTGGGCTGTTCCATTGCCGATGGTAGCGGCAAAAACAATGGGGCATGCTCTTGGATAAAAATTAATGTCGATCAGGCTGGATTCTATAGGGTGAAATATGATGATAGCCTTGCGGCTGGACTCAGAAATGCAACAGAGAGCAAAAGCTTGACTTCAATTGATAGATATG GTATTTTGGATGATTCTTTTGCACTTTCAATGGCTCGTCAGCAATCTCTAGCCTCTTTACTTACTTTGATCAGTGCTTACAAGGAGGAACTTGAGTATACCGTGCTATCAAACCTTATTGCT ATAAGCTACAAAGTTGTGAAGATTGGAGCAGATGCAAATCAGGAACTGATGTCTGGGATCAAACATTTCTTCATCGGCGTTTTCCAGTTTGCTGCTGG GAAACTTGGTTGGGACCCTAAACAAGGGGAGAGCCATCTAGATGCTATGCTGAGAGGGGAAGTCTTAACTGCACTTGCTGCGTTTGGGCATGATGAGACACTAAAGGAAGCAGTTCGGAGATTTGATGCATATTTGGCTGATAGGAACACTTCGCTTCTGCCTCCTGACATCAGAAGG GCTGCTTATGTTGCTGTAATGCAGAGAGCCAATAAGTCAGACAAATCTGGTTATGAGTCTCTTCTGAAAGTTTATAGGGAAACAGACCTTAGCCAAGAGAAAACACGAATCTTAG GTTCTTTAGCATCTTGTCCCGACCCCGTTATAGTTCAAGATGTTCTTAACTTCATATTGTCTGATGAG GTCCGTAATCAAGATGCAGTTTATGGACTTTCCGGTGTAAGTTGGGAAGGACGTGAAGTAGCTTGGAAATGGCTACAGGAGAAGTGGGAGTATATAGAAAACACATGGGGATCCGGATTTCTCTTAACACGTTTCATAAGTGCAGTTGTATCGCCG TTTGCGTCGTTTGAGAAAGCCAAAGAAGTGGAGGAGTATTTTGCAACAAGAACAAAGCCGTCGATGGCAAGAACCTTGAAGCAGAGTATGGAAAGGGTACATATTAACGCCAATTGGGTGGAGAGTATCAAGAAGGAAGATAATCTCATACAGCTCGTTGCTCAGCTCTCttcaaactaa
- the LOC104721508 gene encoding serine/threonine-protein kinase tricorner yields the protein MEDIQEEESGTDEEVLGSSLTMEKVAAAKQYIENHYRAQNKNIQERKERRWILERKLASSGVPKEEQINMIKDLERKETEFMRLKRNKISVDDFELLTIIGRGAFGEVRLCREKKSGNIYAMKKLKKSEMVMRGQVEHVRAERNLLAEVASHYIVKLYYSFQDAEYLYLIMEYLPGGDMMTLLMREDTLREDVAKFYIAQSVLAIESIHRYNYIHRDIKPDNLLLDKDGHMKLSDFGLCKPLDCRNLPSIQENRATDDETMTEPMDVDRCFPDTDNKRSWRSPQEQLQHWQMNRRKLAFSTVGTPDYIAPEVLLKKGYGMECDWWSLGAIMYEMLVGYPPFYADDPISTCRKIVHWRNHLKFPEDVKLSSEAKDLVCRLLCNVDHRLGTGGGAQQIKDHPWFKDVLWEKLYEMEAAYKPEVNDELDTQNFMKFDEVNSPAPERTRSGLSRKMLLAPKDLSFVGYTYKNFDAVKGLRHSLEMARTMSLDRSPAEAMPVERISGEAAEAQMVSSMDDPMVI from the exons atggAGGATATACAGGAGGAAGAGAGCGGTACGGACGAGGAGGTTCTGGGATCGAGCTTGACCATGGAGAAAGTGGCTGCAGCCAAACAGTACATCGAGAATCACTACAGAGCTCAGAACAAAAACATTCAGGAGAGGAAGGAGAG ACGATGGATCTTAGAAAGAAAGTTAGCTTCTTCTGGAGTGCCAAAAGAGGAGCAAATCAACATGATTAAAGATCTTGAGAGGAAAGAGACTGAGTTTATGAGGCTTAAAAGGAACAAGATAagtgttgatgattttgagCTTTTGACAATCATTGGAAGGGGTGCTTTTGGTGAG GTTCGCTTATGTCGGGAGAAAAAGTCTGGAAATATTTATGCCATGAAGAAGTTAAAGAAATCTGAAATGGTCATGAGAGGACAG GTAGAGCATGTTAGAGCAGAGAGAAACCTGCTGGCTGAGGTAGCAAGCCATTATATTGTGAAGCTCTACTATTCATTTCAGGATGCCGAGTATCTATATCTGATCATGGAATATCTCCCCGGTGGTGATATGATGACCTTGCTCATGAGAGAAGATACACTACGGGAAGATGTCGCCAAATTTTATATTGCTCAAAGTGTCCTGGCGATTGAATCCATACACAGATACAACTATATTCATAG GGATATCAAACCTGATAACCTTCTTCTGGATAAAGATGGGCACATGAAACTCTCGGATTTTGGACTCTGTAAACCTCTTGATTGTAGAAATTTACCTTCAATTCAGGAGAATAGGGCCACCGATGATGAAACTATGACAGAACCTATGGATGTTGATAGATGTTTTCCTGACACTGATAACAAGAGAAGCTGGCGTAGTCCCCAGGAACAACTTCAGCATTGGCAGATGAATCGCAGAAAACTA GCATTTTCAACTGTGGGAACACCCGACTATATTGCTCCTGAAGTTTTGCTGAAGAAAGGATATGGCATGGAATGTGATTG gTGGTCATTAGGAGCAATTATGTACGAAATGCTTGTTGGGTATCCTCCTTTTTATGCTGATGATCCTATATCAACTTGCAGAAAG ATCGTACATTGGAGAAATCATTTGAAATTTCCCGAGGATGTGAAGTTGTCATCGGAGGCAAAAGATCTTGTCTGCAGGTTGCTGTGTAACGTTGACCATAGGCTTGGCACTGGAGGAGGAGCCCAGCAAATCAAG GATCATCCTTGGTTCAAGGATGTTTTGTGGGAAAAGCTCTATGAAATGGAGGCTGCGTACAAACCAGAAGTGAACGACGAGCTAGATACACAAAATTTTATGAAGTTTGATGAA GTGAATTCTCCTGCACCTGAAAGAACTAGATCGGGCCTCTCCAGGAag ATGCTTCTTGCTCCCAAGGATTTAAGTTTTGTTGGCTACACCTACAAGAACTTTGACGCTGTAAAAGGATTGCGTCATTCACTTG AGATGGCAAGAACAATGTCTCTGGATCGATCACCAG CTGAGGCGATGCCTGTGGAGCGGATAAGCGGGGAAGCAGCAGAGGCACAGATGGTATCATCGATGGATGATCCGATGGTAATTTGA